From the genome of Blautia pseudococcoides, one region includes:
- a CDS encoding AraC family transcriptional regulator, which produces MTFTIAENKIIKEKLLSKKLFGMAGNKAGRDMIEILDGLHETINYGDSLGVRMYHNVEYEDYPEHWHTGIEIIMPLTLDYTIIVGGKRYHLGRGDIIIINSGVLHALEAPPAGERIILQFDSLLLYNLKGMETLLSLLPEIIIFTEKSEPELYPYVYQRMKKIIREYDEKKTFCEIVIYAALLEIFVKLGRDFTDRAMESGETADRARQKEYLETIMRACNHINAHYQENITLEETAAVCGFSKFHFTRIFKQYMDMTFYEYLNAKRVKCAEGLLYSTQMSVTDIALNSGFSSLSAFNRTFKSVNDCSPSEFRNKRVAELANCK; this is translated from the coding sequence TTGACTTTTACAATAGCAGAGAATAAAATTATAAAAGAGAAATTATTGTCAAAAAAGCTGTTCGGCATGGCAGGGAATAAGGCGGGAAGAGATATGATTGAAATACTGGACGGACTGCATGAAACCATCAATTACGGCGATTCACTGGGTGTGCGGATGTACCATAATGTTGAGTATGAAGACTATCCGGAGCATTGGCATACGGGAATTGAGATCATTATGCCTTTGACTTTGGATTATACAATCATTGTCGGAGGAAAACGATATCATCTGGGCCGGGGGGATATTATCATCATAAACTCAGGGGTGCTTCACGCTCTGGAGGCGCCGCCTGCGGGGGAGAGGATCATTCTTCAGTTTGACTCACTCCTTCTCTACAATCTCAAAGGCATGGAGACTTTGCTGTCTTTGCTTCCGGAGATTATTATCTTTACAGAGAAGAGCGAACCAGAGCTTTACCCCTATGTATACCAGAGAATGAAGAAAATCATAAGAGAATATGATGAGAAGAAGACATTCTGTGAGATAGTCATTTATGCGGCGCTGCTTGAAATTTTTGTAAAATTAGGACGGGATTTTACAGACCGCGCCATGGAGAGTGGCGAGACCGCGGACCGGGCCAGGCAGAAGGAGTACCTGGAAACGATCATGCGGGCCTGTAACCATATTAATGCACATTACCAGGAGAACATAACACTGGAGGAAACAGCGGCTGTCTGCGGTTTTTCCAAGTTCCATTTTACCCGTATCTTTAAGCAGTATATGGATATGACTTTTTATGAGTATCTGAATGCCAAGAGAGTGAAATGTGCCGAGGGGCTGCTTTACTCTACACAGATGAGTGTCACCGATATAGCCTTGAACTCCGGTTTTTCTTCCCTGAGCGCATTTAACCGGACGTTCAAATCCGTCAATGACTGCTCGCCCA